The following coding sequences are from one Humulus lupulus chromosome X, drHumLupu1.1, whole genome shotgun sequence window:
- the LOC133805386 gene encoding cytochrome B5-like protein, with product MSQQGAKVYSKVEFSLHNKRTDCWIIIKDKVYDVTLYVEEHPGGDAIHAHAGNDSTEVFYGPQYATQFFDMIDNFYIGNLEV from the exons ATGTCTCAACAGGGAGCCAAAGTCTACAGCAAAGTTGAATTCTCTTTGCATAATAAAAGAACAGATTGTTGGATCATTATCAAAGACAAG GTGTATGATGTTACTTTGTATGTAGAAGAACACCCTGGTGGTGATGCCATTCATGCACACGCTGGTAATGATTCAACTGAAGTATTTTATGG GCCGCAGTATGCAACTCAATTTTTCGACATGATTGACAACTTTTACATAGGAAATTTGGAGGTGTAA